In one Epinephelus moara isolate mb chromosome 6, YSFRI_EMoa_1.0, whole genome shotgun sequence genomic region, the following are encoded:
- the rbm24b gene encoding RNA-binding protein 24b isoform X1, which produces MMHSAQKDTTFTKIFVGGLPYHTTDSSLRKYFEVFGDIEEAVVITDRQTGKSRGYGFVTMADRASADRACKDPNPIIDGRKANVNLAYLGAKPRVIQPGEGLDHSFMSQLQDNQGFAFGVPQIHPAFIQRPYGVPAHYVYPQAFVQPSVVIPHVQPSAATATAAAATSPYLDYTGAAYAQYSAAAATAAAAAAAYEQYPYAASPAPTSYMTTAGYGYAVQQPLATAATPGAAAAAAAFSQYQPQQLQTDRMQ; this is translated from the exons ATGATGCACTCGGCACAGAAAGACACCACGTTCACCAAGATCTTTGTAGGAGGTCTTCCTTATCACACAACGGACTCAAGTCTCAGGAAATATTTCGAGGTGTTTGGAGACATCGAGGAGGCTGTTGTCATCACCGATCGGCAGACGGGGAAATCCAGAGGATATGGATTT GTGACCATGGCAGACCGGGCCTCTGCTGACAGAGCCTGCAAGGACCCCAACCCCATAATAGACGGCAGGAAAGCCAATGTGAACCTGGCCTACCTGGGGGCCAAGCCCAGGGTCATACAGCCAGGTGAGGGACTGGACCACAGCTTCATGTCACAACTTCAAGATAACCAAG GATTTGCTTTTGGCGTGCCTCAAATCCATCCAGCGTTCATCCAAAGACCTTACGG AGTCCCTGCCCACTATGTCTACCCTCAGGCCTTTGTCCAACCTAGCGTGGTGATCCCTCATGTACAACCGTCTGCTGCTACagcaacagctgctgctgccacttcCCCATACCTTGACTATACTGGAGCAGCGTATGCCCAGTACTCTGcggctgctgccactgctgctgccgctgctgctgcataTGAGCAGTATCCGTACGCAGCCTCACCAGCACCAACGAGCTACATGACTACAGCAGGGTATGGATACGCTGTCCAGCAGCCGCTCGCCACTGCTGCCACCCCAGgagctgccgctgctgctgccgccttCAGCCAGTACCAACCTCAGCAGTTACAGACAGATCGCATGCAGTAA
- the rbm24b gene encoding RNA-binding protein 24b isoform X2, with amino-acid sequence MMHSAQKDTTFTKIFVGGLPYHTTDSSLRKYFEVFGDIEEAVVITDRQTGKSRGYGFVTMADRASADRACKDPNPIIDGRKANVNLAYLGAKPRVIQPGFAFGVPQIHPAFIQRPYGVPAHYVYPQAFVQPSVVIPHVQPSAATATAAAATSPYLDYTGAAYAQYSAAAATAAAAAAAYEQYPYAASPAPTSYMTTAGYGYAVQQPLATAATPGAAAAAAAFSQYQPQQLQTDRMQ; translated from the exons ATGATGCACTCGGCACAGAAAGACACCACGTTCACCAAGATCTTTGTAGGAGGTCTTCCTTATCACACAACGGACTCAAGTCTCAGGAAATATTTCGAGGTGTTTGGAGACATCGAGGAGGCTGTTGTCATCACCGATCGGCAGACGGGGAAATCCAGAGGATATGGATTT GTGACCATGGCAGACCGGGCCTCTGCTGACAGAGCCTGCAAGGACCCCAACCCCATAATAGACGGCAGGAAAGCCAATGTGAACCTGGCCTACCTGGGGGCCAAGCCCAGGGTCATACAGCCAG GATTTGCTTTTGGCGTGCCTCAAATCCATCCAGCGTTCATCCAAAGACCTTACGG AGTCCCTGCCCACTATGTCTACCCTCAGGCCTTTGTCCAACCTAGCGTGGTGATCCCTCATGTACAACCGTCTGCTGCTACagcaacagctgctgctgccacttcCCCATACCTTGACTATACTGGAGCAGCGTATGCCCAGTACTCTGcggctgctgccactgctgctgccgctgctgctgcataTGAGCAGTATCCGTACGCAGCCTCACCAGCACCAACGAGCTACATGACTACAGCAGGGTATGGATACGCTGTCCAGCAGCCGCTCGCCACTGCTGCCACCCCAGgagctgccgctgctgctgccgccttCAGCCAGTACCAACCTCAGCAGTTACAGACAGATCGCATGCAGTAA